Proteins encoded within one genomic window of Gigantopelta aegis isolate Gae_Host chromosome 2, Gae_host_genome, whole genome shotgun sequence:
- the LOC121387158 gene encoding LOW QUALITY PROTEIN: purine nucleoside phosphorylase LACC1-like (The sequence of the model RefSeq protein was modified relative to this genomic sequence to represent the inferred CDS: deleted 2 bases in 1 codon) produces the protein MEEKRAQRRAYVVDMYDQGHRYKHVIVKLCHLVNNGSDAISEHHVMLLAPSSDDFKNIIGKPELRDVDGVFVNPICVENKIEAFYEAKEQIDDQKINRIVLVCSTEQSGYWKQLSEIFFTKIYRISVEMVGDGGMEMTATYGFHNEVEQFLKSLPSNGPVEVLCTPIIPNNIFNHGFTTRTGGISSIPSLRSLNLMYAKRKQDPMVVIKENRRRLAEAAGFNPFNFQLVKAEHSNRVWTIGRDAPSGYDAIVTKHRGLAIASPGADCVTVIFADPVNMVCGTAHAGWRGTLKGITRETIRAMVKDFGCDVRNIWPNHVWRRCVCRSTRKTQNPLSRLIRRPWCQNRVTRKSIDLLKVNRILLEREGVLAGNIDDTSASKCTACNPGQFFSFRRDKFPFGNQVAFICIRE, from the exons ATGGAGGAAAAACGAGCCCAGCGTCGAGCGTATGTCGTCGACATGTACGACCAGGGCCATCGATATAAACACGTGATCGTCAAACTCTGCCATCTCGTCAACAATGGAAGCGATGCCATTTCGGAACACCACGTGATGTTGCTGGCGCCTTCGTCAGACGATTTCAAAAACATCATCGGAAAACCGGAACTACGAGACGTGGATGGAGTGTTCGTTAACCCCATATGTGTGGAGAACAAGATAGAGGCATTTTACGAAGCCAAGGAGCAAATTGACGATCAGAAAATCAACCGGATTGTCTTGGTGTGTTCTACGGAACAGAGCGGCTACTGGAAGCAACTCAGCGAGATATTCTTCACGAAGATCTACCGGATTTCCGTGGAAATGGTGGGTGACGGAGGCATGGAGATGACAGCGACCTATGGCTTCCACAACGAGGTGGAACAGTTCCTTAAGAGTCTTCCTTCAAATGGCCCTGTTGAAGTCCTGTGTACTCCTATTATTCCCAACAACATTTTCAACCACGGGTTCACCACTAGAACTGGCGGGATTTCCTCCATCCCTTCCCTGAGGTCTCTCAACCTGATGTACGCCAAACGCAAACAGGACCCGATGGTTGTTATCAAAGAAAACAGGCGACGCCTGGCGGAGGCGGCGGGCTTTAACCCCTTCAACTTCCAACTGGTCAAGGCCGAGCACTCGAACCGTGTCTGGACAATCGGGCGAGATGCGCCCTCTGGCTACGACGCCATCGTGACGAAACATCGCGGATTGGCGATTGCCTCCCCTGGCGCCGACTGCGTCACGGTGATTTTCGCAGACCCCGTGAACATGGTGTGCGGCACTGCGCATGCGGGGTGGCGCGGAACCTTAAAGGGAATAACGCGGGAGACAATCCGCGCCATGGTGAAAGATTTTGGCTGCGACGTTAGAAATATCTGGCCCAACCATGTCTGGAGACGATGTGTTTGCCGTTCAACCCGGAAGACGCAAAACCCTTTGAGCAGATTGATCCGTCGACCGTGGTGTCAAAACCGGGTGACCCGAAAGTCTA TAGACTTGCTGAAGGTCAACAGGATTTTGCTGGAGCGAGAGGGAGTTTTGGCTGGAAATATCGACGACACGTCTGCTTCCAAGTGCACTGCGTGCAACCCTGGTCAGTTCTTCTCCTTCAGGAGAGATAAGTTCCCCTTTGGGAATCAAGTGGCTTTTATCTGTATTCGAGAATGA
- the LOC121387167 gene encoding purine nucleoside phosphorylase LACC1-like, with translation MSKRNARAVVVDCFQDRSSIHSILTNTEELISGNTDIDNHVFFITPINLNDVISSSVSITSVFTRHQVVTSSSKIGAFYKAKTDFDLKDIEDILIVCCLEGLTFWTNTCEILLTPVHQWQIKTLPEAGTTTTKTNATTAVSKVRDKDDGIDDLKVTITNYLQSIDPIGQLNILHSPLFEVDQFVHGFTTRTGGITTIPPMSSLNLHYTVKKRDPPIVIKENLRRVATAAGFDLKTFHPLKPEHGNAVWVMDKEEPVKYDGIVTNRRGVTLAAPGADCIPVIFADPVKMICGAVHAGYRGTVMAAVVETLRVMVSVYNCDPKDVRVAMGPALRPCCAVLEPDDPTVAGLAAISPSCVGRDKAGKPCVDMFKANTIMLLKEGILPEHIDDRSAGICTFCNKDKCFSHQRDGIPFGNQVGFIRML, from the coding sequence ATGTCGAAAAGAAACGCCAGAGCCGTAGTCGTTGACTGTTTCCAGGACAGATCTTCCATCCACTCCATTCTAACAAACACAGAAGAGCTCATCAGCGGAAATACCGACATCGACAACCACGTCTTCTTCATCACGCCGATCAACTTGAATGACGTCATCAGCAGTAGTGTTTCCATTACGTCCGTTTTTACCCGCCACCAAGTCGTCACGAGTTCAAGCAAAATCGGGGCGTTTTATAAAGCGAAAACAGATTTCGATTTAAAGGATATTGAAGATATTCTAATAGTGTGTTGCCTTGAAGGTCTGACATTTTGGACTAATACGTGTGAAATTTTGCTGACACCTGTCCATCAGTGGCAAATAAAAACTCTCCCAGAAGCAGgaacaacaactacaaaaacaaatgctACTACAGCTGTGTCGAAAGTACGAGACAAGGATGATGGAATCGATGATTTAAAAGTCACCATAACCAACTATCTGCAGAGTATCGATCCTATAGGGCAACTGAACATTCTGCATTCACCACTGTTTGAAGTGGACCAGTTTGTTCATGGGTTCACCACGAGGACAGGAGGAATCACCACAATTCCACCCATGAGCTCCTTAAACCTCCACTACACAGTCAAGAAAAGAGATCCTCCAATTGTCATCAAGGAAAACCTAAGACGTGTCGCGACCGCGGCGGGTTTTGATCTTAAGACCTTCCACCCCTTGAAGCCAGAACACGGAAATGCAGTTTGGGTAATGGACAAAGAAGAACCGGTGAAGTATGACGGAATTGTGACCAATCGGAGAGGCGTAACCTTAGCAGCGCCTGGGGCAGACTGTATACCCGTCATTTTTGCAGATCCGGTGAAGATGATCTGTGGGGCCGTGCATGCGGGTTATCGAGGCACGGTCATGGCAGCGGTAGTGGAGACACTGCGGGTAATGGTTAGCGTTTATAACTGTGATCCCAAAGACGTCCGCGTTGCCATGGGACCGGCCCTCCGACCGTGTTGCGCTGTGCTCGAACCCGACGATCCGACAGTTGCAGGTCTTGCGGCCATCAGTCCAAGTTGTGTGGGCCGGGACAAAGCGGGGAAGCCTTGCGTGGACATGTTCAAAGCAAACACCATCATGTTGCTGAAAGAAGGAATTCTTCCTGAACACATAGACGATAGATCGGCAGGAATCTGCACGTTCTGCAATAAGGACAAATGCTTCTCACACCAAAGAGATGGTATTCCTTTTGGGAATCAAGTCGGGTTCATTCGAATGCTGTAG